The proteins below come from a single Biomphalaria glabrata chromosome 10, xgBioGlab47.1, whole genome shotgun sequence genomic window:
- the LOC106064532 gene encoding L-gulonolactone oxidase-like, with the protein MSNDIRSLGKSGKKFTNWATTYSCLPELYFEPETLEEIRKILAYAQEKGKKVKVVGFGHSPSDIACTSDYMISLKRYDKVLKIDKEKLQVTVQGGCLVKTLNEHILPQHDMALSVQGAVSDLTIAGVISTGTHGSGANYGIISSYVVGLELMKASGEIITINKEVNSELLPVVALSLGSLGVIISVTIQCEKAFRLQCKQIPNSLQNVIENLDVYVSSSDHFKFFWYPYTDSVLCFNASRTLEEPREKSSWFWDMGIGYYLLQVLLWISTFFPSLVPSINRLYFKLFCSKSTERINRSDKIFNFNCLFKQYVMEWAIPRAKVGVVLWELKEWIETHKFPAHFPIEVRFVRADDIYLSPCYMQDSCYINIIMYRPFNKLVSHETYWNQYQTIVAKHGGRPHWAKDHNFTGAEFVKLYPKWKEFCAVREKLDPNGMFLNSNLERVFNTRQFLPRTYL; encoded by the exons ATGTCCAATGATATACGG TCACTGGGTAAATCTGGCAAAAAGTTCACCAACTGGGCCACAACTTACTCCTGTTTACCAGAGCTGTATTTTGAACCAGAGACTTTGGAAGAAATTAGAAaa ATCCTGGCTTATGCTCAAGAGAAAGGGAAGAAAGTGAAAGTTGTGGGCTTTGGGCACTCCCCCTCAGATATAGCCTGCACCTCTGACTACATGATCAGCTTGAAGAGATACGATAAAGTTCTCAAG ATTGATAAAGAGAAGCTCCAGGTGACTGTACAGGGGGGCTGTCTAGTCAAGACATTGAACGAACACATTTTACCTCAACATGACATGGCTTTGTCTGT gcAAGGTGCAGTGAGTGATTTGACTATTGCTGGAGTTATCAGCACTGGGACACATGGCTCTGGAGCTAATTATGGAATTATATCATCCTAT GTTGTGGGGCTTGAACTGATGAAGGCTTCAGGGGAGATCATAACCATAAATAAAGAAGTGAATTCAGAGCTACTCCCAGTTGTGGCCCTTAGTTTAGGTTCCCTAGGTGTGATAATCTCTGTGACTATACAGTGTGAAAAAGCTTTTAGACTCCAGTGCAAGCAGATACCTAACTCCTTACAGAAT GTGATAGAAAACCTTGATGTTTACGTCTCCAGTTCCGATCACTTTAAATTCTTCTGGTATCCCTACACTGACTCTGTGCTGTGTTTCAATGCATCCAGGACACTGGAG GAACCTCGTGAGAAGTCCAGTTGGTTCTGGGACATGGGCATTGGATACTATTTATTGCAAGTCTTACTGTGGATCAg CACATTTTTCCCAAGCCTTGTGCCCAGTATCAACAGACTTTACTTTAAATTGTTCTGCTCCAAGTCAACAGAGAGAATCAACCGAAGtgacaaaatatttaacttCAATTGTCTCTTTAAGCAATACGTCATGGAGTGGGCGATACCAAG GGCCAAGGTTGGTGTTGTATTGTGGGAGCTCAAGGAATGGATAGAAACTCACAAGTTTCCTGCTCACTTCCCCATAGAAGTTAGATTTGTTAGAGCTGATGACATTTATCTGAGTCCGTGCTACATGCAAGACTCATGCTACATCAACATAATCATGTATAG GCCGTTTAATAAATTGGTATCTCATGAAACTTACTGGAATCAATATCAAACTATTGTTGCGAAACATGGAGGCAGGCCCCATTGGGCAAAG GATCATAACTTCACTGGCGCTGAATTTGTGAAA